The following coding sequences lie in one Drosophila sulfurigaster albostrigata strain 15112-1811.04 chromosome 2R, ASM2355843v2, whole genome shotgun sequence genomic window:
- the LOC133836443 gene encoding dopamine receptor 1 isoform X5, translating to MCSTASILNLCAISMDRYIHIKDPLRYGRWVTRRVAVITIAAIWLLAAFVSFVPISLGIHRPDQPLIFEDNGKKYPTCALDLTPTYAVVSSCISFYFPCVVMIGIYCRLYCYAQKHVKSIKAVTRPGEVAEKQRYKSIRRPKNQPKKFKVRNLHHSSPYHVSDHKAAVTVGVIMGVFLICWVPFFCVNITAAFCKTCIGGQTFKILTWLGYSNSAFNPIIYSIFNKEFRDAFKRILTMRNPWCCAQDVGNIHPRNSDRFITDYAAKNVVVMNSGRSSAELEQVSAI from the exons ATATGGCCGCTGGGTGACACGACGCGTTGCTGTCATTACTATTGCAGCCATTTGGCTGCTGGCGGCATTTGTCTCCTTTGTGCCCATCTCGCTGGGCATTCATCGACCCGACCAGCCGCTCATTTTCGAGGATAATGGCAAAAAGTATCCCACTTGTGCGCTGGATCTAACGCCCACATATGCCGTCGTCTCCAGTTGCATCAGCTTCTACTTTCCCTGCGTCGTCATGATTGGCATCTACTGTCG ACTCTATTGTTATGCCCAGAAGCATGTCAAGTCCATCAAGGCGGTGACACGACCGGGCGAGGTGGCCGAAAAGCAACGCTACAAGAGCATACGACGACCCAAGAATCAGCCAAAGAAGTTCAAAGTGCGCAACCTGCATCACAGCTCGCCGTATCACGTCTCAGATCACAAGGCAGCGGTCACAGTGGGCGTCATCATGGGCGTCTTTCTCATATGCTGGGTGCCGTTCTTCTGCGTCAACATTACGGCTGCCTTCTGCAAGACGTGCATCGGTGGTCAGACATTCAAGATACTCACCTGGCTGGGTTACTCGAACTCCGCCTTCAATCCGATCATCTACTCGATTTTCAACAAGGAATTCCGCGATGCATTCAAGCGTATACTGACCATGCGCAATCCGTGGTGTTGTGCCCAGGATGTGGGCAACATACATCCGCGCAATAGTGATCGCTTCATCACGGACTATGCCGCCAAGAATGTGGTTGTGATGAACTCGGGACGTTCCAGCGCCGAGCTCGAGCAGGTGTCTGCGATTTGA